A stretch of Henckelia pumila isolate YLH828 chromosome 4, ASM3356847v2, whole genome shotgun sequence DNA encodes these proteins:
- the LOC140863529 gene encoding U-box domain-containing protein 32 isoform X1: MMMGSEGESFDCNPTVYVAVGRNVKEGKSLLEWAVKSFEGRKICLLHVHRPTVLDPLLNGKLWESKLKNLAINACEEIDGLKNQNLLNQYLLFLFQMGIQADKVSIETDNTEKGILKLIAQHRISHLVMGAAADTFLTNCRKFSETKSNRPMLVCQQAPLSCHIWFICKGDLIYSRPVGSGSCLTPIKALSFPLNGGGSTLTCDHVENMDANADNMCLEHSTRSIEELVSPLDSTTTAESGSSSPLFEKVNFQEYLPCSSSSNSLDFICHQNEISGIQDRLEHTLKDVKSWNQKLFEESLNRWRAEEDAFDAERKAEAAESQYKEEMSTRQEIEDVSTNQNQEIQIMKNRHDQSLKELQLVRNRIPELENELSKVRCSEKELEDKIIQAVNLLITFKGTRDKLRIEYDSTIRKVNKLMTTAKDDPIGISSTQFFGVSFSDIIEATQGFNPCHRIGDGRSGSVFKGVLFHAKVAIKMLPSSGSQSDSEFKYEVEVLSRVRHPNLVTLIGACPESRSLLYEYIENSSLEDYLSTPAKIHALLWQTRIRIAIEICSVLVFLRGNHSCNVHGNLKPSKILFNPNFVCKISDFGIYNLMSQNENPLTCNIDPEIKAYMDPEILENGVRTTETDVYSFGIILLRLLTARPASTVVRDVRCASERGQLNAVLDLSAGDWPLEQAKQLADLALRCCETNSLDRPDLSSEIWAGLEPLKDLCHQSQSTSTSTSSNSKSQQKIPSHFVCPIFQEVMKYPCIAADGFTYEADAIKGWFGSGHKTSPMTNLQLENCDLLPNYALYYAIQEWQQHT; this comes from the exons ATGATGATGGGTAGTGAAGGAGAATCCTTTGATTGTAATCCTACGGTATACGTTGCTGTGGGAAGAAATGTGAAGGAGGGAAAGTCTTTGCTGGAGTGGGCAGTGAAGAGTTTTGAGGGGAGGAAGATATGCCTCTTGCATGTTCACCGTCCCACGGTTTTGGACCCACTTT TGAATGGAAAGCTGTGGGAGagcaaattaaaaaatttggcAATTAACGCGTGCGAGGAAATTGACGGACTTAAGAATCAAAATCTTCTCAATCAGTACCTTCTATTCTTATTTCAGATGGGG ATACAGGCTGATAAAGTTTCGATAGAAACGGACAATACTGAGAAAGGGATCCTAAAACTTATTGCGCAACACAGAATAAGTCATCTCGTCATGGGAGCTGCAGCTGATACATTCTTAACGA ATTGCAGGAAGTTTTCAGAGACCAAGTCCAACAGACCTATGCTTGTTTGCCAGCAGGCACCATTATCATGCCATATTTGGTTCATTTGCAAAGGGGACCTCATATATTCAAG GCCTGTGGGCAGTGGCTCTTGTTTGACTCCTATTAAAGCCTTGTCTTTCCCCTTAAATGGCGGTGGATCAACATTAACATGTGACCATGTGGAAAACATGGATGCCAATGCAGACAATATGTGTTTGGAGCACTCGACGAGGTCGATAGAAGAGTTGGTGAGCCCTTTGGATTCAACTACTACAGCAGAAAGCGGAAGTAGTTCGCCTTTATTTGAAAAAGTGAATTTTCAAGAGTACTTACCATGTTCGTCATCTAGCAACTCTTTG GATTTCATCTGCCATCAAAACGAAATTAGTGGCATTCAAGATAGACTGGAGCATACTCTGAAAGATGTCAAGAGCTGGAACCAGAAATTATTTGAAGAATCTTTGAATCGGTGGAGGGCTGAAGAAGATGCATTTGATGCTGAGCGTAAG GCTGAAGCAGCAGAAAGTCAATACAAGGAAGAGATGAGCACAAGACAAGAAATTGAGGACGTATCAACCAATCAGAATCAAGAAATCCAAATAATGAAAAATCGCCACGATCAATCTCTGAAAGAGCTTCAGCTGGTCAGGAATCGTATACCTGAATTAGAAAATGAACTGAGCAAAGTCCGTTGCTCAGAGAAAGAGTTAGAGGACAAGATTATTCAAGCAGTGAATCTCTTGATAACATTTAAGGGGACTCGGGATAAACTGCGGATAGAGTATGATTCTACTATTAGAAAAGTTAATAAACTTATGACTACAGCAAAGGACGATCCTATAGGAATATCAAGTACGCAGTTTTTTGGAGTCTCGTTCTCGGATATCATAGAAGCCACCCAAGGTTTTAATCCCTGTCATAGAATTGGAGATGGGCGAAGTGGAAGTGTTTTCAAGGGAGTGCTTTTCCATGCTAAAGTAGCTATAAAGATGTTGCCTTCTTCTGGTTCTCAAAGTGATTCAGAATTCAAGTACGAG GTGGAAGTTTTAAGCAGGGTAAGGCACCCAAATCTTGTTACGCTTATTGGTGCCTGTCCTGAATCGAGGTCACTCTTGTACGAGTACATTGAGAATAGTAGCCTCGAAGATTACCTCTCCACTCCAGCCAAAATCCACGCTCTTTTATGGCAAACCCGAATTAGAATTGCCATTGAGATATGTAGTGTCCTTGTCTTCTTGCGAGGCAATCATAGTTGTAATGTTCATGGAAACTTAAAACCCTCCAAAATTCTTTTCAATCCCAATTTTGTTTGCAAAATAAGTGACTTTGGGATCTATAATTTGATGTCTCAAAACGAGAATCCTCTTACCTGTAATATCGATCCCGAAATTAAAGCTTATATGGACCCTGAAATTCTTGAAAATGGAGTTCGTACCACTGAAACTGATGTCTACTCCTTTGGGATAATTCTCTTACGACTCTTAACTGCAAGACCAGCTAGTACTGTAGTTCGGGATGTGAGGTGTGCCTCAGAAAGAGGACAGTTGAATGCTGTTTTAGACTTGTCAGCTGGAGACTGGCCACTCGAGCAAGCTAAGCAGTTGGCTGATTTGGCTTTGAGGTGCTGTGAGACAAATAGCTTGGATCGACCTGATCTTTCATCTGAAATATGGGCTGGCCTTGAACCGTTGAAGGACTTGTGCCATCAGTCACAGTCAACATCTACTTCTACAAGCTCGAATTCCAAGAGTCAGCAAAAAATACCTTCTCATTTTGTATGTCCTATTTTTCAG GAAGTTATGAAATATCCATGTATAGCAGCAGATGGTTTCACATACGAAGCCGATGCGATTAAAGGGTGGTTTGGCAGTGGGCATAAGACTTCACCAATGACAAATCTACAGCTTGAGAACTGTGACCTTCTTCCAAATTATGCTCTTTATTATGCAATTCAGGAGTGGCAGCAACACACATAA
- the LOC140863529 gene encoding U-box domain-containing protein 32 isoform X2: MLVCQQAPLSCHIWFICKGDLIYSRPVGSGSCLTPIKALSFPLNGGGSTLTCDHVENMDANADNMCLEHSTRSIEELVSPLDSTTTAESGSSSPLFEKVNFQEYLPCSSSSNSLDFICHQNEISGIQDRLEHTLKDVKSWNQKLFEESLNRWRAEEDAFDAERKAEAAESQYKEEMSTRQEIEDVSTNQNQEIQIMKNRHDQSLKELQLVRNRIPELENELSKVRCSEKELEDKIIQAVNLLITFKGTRDKLRIEYDSTIRKVNKLMTTAKDDPIGISSTQFFGVSFSDIIEATQGFNPCHRIGDGRSGSVFKGVLFHAKVAIKMLPSSGSQSDSEFKYEVEVLSRVRHPNLVTLIGACPESRSLLYEYIENSSLEDYLSTPAKIHALLWQTRIRIAIEICSVLVFLRGNHSCNVHGNLKPSKILFNPNFVCKISDFGIYNLMSQNENPLTCNIDPEIKAYMDPEILENGVRTTETDVYSFGIILLRLLTARPASTVVRDVRCASERGQLNAVLDLSAGDWPLEQAKQLADLALRCCETNSLDRPDLSSEIWAGLEPLKDLCHQSQSTSTSTSSNSKSQQKIPSHFVCPIFQEVMKYPCIAADGFTYEADAIKGWFGSGHKTSPMTNLQLENCDLLPNYALYYAIQEWQQHT; the protein is encoded by the exons ATGCTTGTTTGCCAGCAGGCACCATTATCATGCCATATTTGGTTCATTTGCAAAGGGGACCTCATATATTCAAG GCCTGTGGGCAGTGGCTCTTGTTTGACTCCTATTAAAGCCTTGTCTTTCCCCTTAAATGGCGGTGGATCAACATTAACATGTGACCATGTGGAAAACATGGATGCCAATGCAGACAATATGTGTTTGGAGCACTCGACGAGGTCGATAGAAGAGTTGGTGAGCCCTTTGGATTCAACTACTACAGCAGAAAGCGGAAGTAGTTCGCCTTTATTTGAAAAAGTGAATTTTCAAGAGTACTTACCATGTTCGTCATCTAGCAACTCTTTG GATTTCATCTGCCATCAAAACGAAATTAGTGGCATTCAAGATAGACTGGAGCATACTCTGAAAGATGTCAAGAGCTGGAACCAGAAATTATTTGAAGAATCTTTGAATCGGTGGAGGGCTGAAGAAGATGCATTTGATGCTGAGCGTAAG GCTGAAGCAGCAGAAAGTCAATACAAGGAAGAGATGAGCACAAGACAAGAAATTGAGGACGTATCAACCAATCAGAATCAAGAAATCCAAATAATGAAAAATCGCCACGATCAATCTCTGAAAGAGCTTCAGCTGGTCAGGAATCGTATACCTGAATTAGAAAATGAACTGAGCAAAGTCCGTTGCTCAGAGAAAGAGTTAGAGGACAAGATTATTCAAGCAGTGAATCTCTTGATAACATTTAAGGGGACTCGGGATAAACTGCGGATAGAGTATGATTCTACTATTAGAAAAGTTAATAAACTTATGACTACAGCAAAGGACGATCCTATAGGAATATCAAGTACGCAGTTTTTTGGAGTCTCGTTCTCGGATATCATAGAAGCCACCCAAGGTTTTAATCCCTGTCATAGAATTGGAGATGGGCGAAGTGGAAGTGTTTTCAAGGGAGTGCTTTTCCATGCTAAAGTAGCTATAAAGATGTTGCCTTCTTCTGGTTCTCAAAGTGATTCAGAATTCAAGTACGAG GTGGAAGTTTTAAGCAGGGTAAGGCACCCAAATCTTGTTACGCTTATTGGTGCCTGTCCTGAATCGAGGTCACTCTTGTACGAGTACATTGAGAATAGTAGCCTCGAAGATTACCTCTCCACTCCAGCCAAAATCCACGCTCTTTTATGGCAAACCCGAATTAGAATTGCCATTGAGATATGTAGTGTCCTTGTCTTCTTGCGAGGCAATCATAGTTGTAATGTTCATGGAAACTTAAAACCCTCCAAAATTCTTTTCAATCCCAATTTTGTTTGCAAAATAAGTGACTTTGGGATCTATAATTTGATGTCTCAAAACGAGAATCCTCTTACCTGTAATATCGATCCCGAAATTAAAGCTTATATGGACCCTGAAATTCTTGAAAATGGAGTTCGTACCACTGAAACTGATGTCTACTCCTTTGGGATAATTCTCTTACGACTCTTAACTGCAAGACCAGCTAGTACTGTAGTTCGGGATGTGAGGTGTGCCTCAGAAAGAGGACAGTTGAATGCTGTTTTAGACTTGTCAGCTGGAGACTGGCCACTCGAGCAAGCTAAGCAGTTGGCTGATTTGGCTTTGAGGTGCTGTGAGACAAATAGCTTGGATCGACCTGATCTTTCATCTGAAATATGGGCTGGCCTTGAACCGTTGAAGGACTTGTGCCATCAGTCACAGTCAACATCTACTTCTACAAGCTCGAATTCCAAGAGTCAGCAAAAAATACCTTCTCATTTTGTATGTCCTATTTTTCAG GAAGTTATGAAATATCCATGTATAGCAGCAGATGGTTTCACATACGAAGCCGATGCGATTAAAGGGTGGTTTGGCAGTGGGCATAAGACTTCACCAATGACAAATCTACAGCTTGAGAACTGTGACCTTCTTCCAAATTATGCTCTTTATTATGCAATTCAGGAGTGGCAGCAACACACATAA
- the LOC140863092 gene encoding short-chain dehydrogenase TIC 32, chloroplastic-like isoform X1, which yields MWLFSRKEASGFSATSTAEQVTEGLDGSGLTAIVTGASSGIGAETSRVLALRGVHVIMAVRNLCTGNEVKQEIVKQVPDARVDAMELDLSSIASIRKFASKFNSLNLPLNVLINNAGIMATPFTLSKDNIELQFATNHVGHFLLTDLMMETMKRTASESSREGRIVNVSSRRHKFSYPEGICFDKINDQSRYSSLSAYGQSKLANVLHANELARRLKEENVEVTANSLHPGAIATNLFRHFGFVNGLVAVLVKHVMKNVQQGAATTCYVALHPDVKGVSGKYYADCALAETSLQAKDHDLANKLWEFTSSLIDQSKA from the exons ATGTGGTTGTTTAGCAGAAAAGAGGCGTCTGGATTCTCGGCTACCTCCACGGCCGAGCAAGTCACTGAAGGGCTAGATGGGTCGGGTCTCACCGCCATTGTTACAG GAGCTTCAAGTGGTATTGGAGCAGAAACATCAAGGGTTCTTGCATTGCGTGGCGTCCATGTCATAATGGCTGTCAGAAATCTGTGTACAGGAAATGAGGTCAAACAAGAAATTGTTAAACAAGTTCCCGATGCAAGAGTTGATGCTATGGAGTTAGATCTCAGTTCAATTGCATCAATCAGGAAGTTCGCATCAAAGTTCAATTCCTTGAACCTTCCGCTAAATGTACTCAT TAATAATGCTGGAATTATGGCAACACCTTTCACGCTTTCAAAAGACAACATAGAGCTGCAGTTTGCAACAAATCATGTGG GACATTTCCTCTTGACAGATTTGATGATGGAAACCATGAAGAGAACAGCTAGCGAAAGTAGTCGAGAAGGAAGGATTGTCAATGTCTCATCCAGGCGACACAAGTTTTCATATCCTGAAGGGATCTGCTTTGATAAAATTAACGATCAATCAAG GTACAGCAGCTTATCTGCATATGGACAATCAAAACTTGCTAATGTGTTACATGCTAATGAACTAGCAAGGCGTTTGAAG GAAGAGAACGTGGAGGTAACAGCCAATTCACTTCATCCAGGAGCAATTGCCACCAACCTGTTTCGTCATTTTGGATTTGTTAATG GCCTTGTTGCTGTTCTTGTTAAGCATGTGATGAAAAATGTTCAGCAG GGCGCAGCAACAACCTGCTATGTGGCATTGCATCCAGATGTTAAAGGTGTGAGTGGGAAGTATTATGCGGACTGTGCCTTAGCTGAGACAAGCTTGCAAGCTAAGGATCATGATCTGGCCAACAAATTGTGGGAGTTCACAAGTAGTCTGATAGATCAATCCAAAGCGTAG
- the LOC140863092 gene encoding short-chain dehydrogenase TIC 32, chloroplastic-like isoform X2, which translates to MAVRNLCTGNEVKQEIVKQVPDARVDAMELDLSSIASIRKFASKFNSLNLPLNVLINNAGIMATPFTLSKDNIELQFATNHVGHFLLTDLMMETMKRTASESSREGRIVNVSSRRHKFSYPEGICFDKINDQSRYSSLSAYGQSKLANVLHANELARRLKEENVEVTANSLHPGAIATNLFRHFGFVNGLVAVLVKHVMKNVQQGAATTCYVALHPDVKGVSGKYYADCALAETSLQAKDHDLANKLWEFTSSLIDQSKA; encoded by the exons ATGGCTGTCAGAAATCTGTGTACAGGAAATGAGGTCAAACAAGAAATTGTTAAACAAGTTCCCGATGCAAGAGTTGATGCTATGGAGTTAGATCTCAGTTCAATTGCATCAATCAGGAAGTTCGCATCAAAGTTCAATTCCTTGAACCTTCCGCTAAATGTACTCAT TAATAATGCTGGAATTATGGCAACACCTTTCACGCTTTCAAAAGACAACATAGAGCTGCAGTTTGCAACAAATCATGTGG GACATTTCCTCTTGACAGATTTGATGATGGAAACCATGAAGAGAACAGCTAGCGAAAGTAGTCGAGAAGGAAGGATTGTCAATGTCTCATCCAGGCGACACAAGTTTTCATATCCTGAAGGGATCTGCTTTGATAAAATTAACGATCAATCAAG GTACAGCAGCTTATCTGCATATGGACAATCAAAACTTGCTAATGTGTTACATGCTAATGAACTAGCAAGGCGTTTGAAG GAAGAGAACGTGGAGGTAACAGCCAATTCACTTCATCCAGGAGCAATTGCCACCAACCTGTTTCGTCATTTTGGATTTGTTAATG GCCTTGTTGCTGTTCTTGTTAAGCATGTGATGAAAAATGTTCAGCAG GGCGCAGCAACAACCTGCTATGTGGCATTGCATCCAGATGTTAAAGGTGTGAGTGGGAAGTATTATGCGGACTGTGCCTTAGCTGAGACAAGCTTGCAAGCTAAGGATCATGATCTGGCCAACAAATTGTGGGAGTTCACAAGTAGTCTGATAGATCAATCCAAAGCGTAG
- the LOC140894720 gene encoding mitogen-activated protein kinase kinase kinase YODA-like yields MPSWWGKSWSKEEKKKKSKESFIDTLHKKFKSPESKPSGRLGGSRRRTTDIVSERGSQSQAVSRSPSPSKHVARCQSFAERPPQPLPLPGMRLRTANVRRTDSAMRESAKPKPERVSKSSLFPPIPRPTCIWQKPDPTDMDGEAIVHSISSECSVESDDPADSHQRSPRANDYDVGSRTAAGSPSSSFVRDQSSVAPAISRETPVTVNLSAKKTVSSPPKRRPLSNRVPNLQVPHYGAFFSAPDSSMSSPSRSPMRISGYEQMSGSVFPAGKLFPEHLLLGSGQCSSPGSGQTSGHNSMGGDMSGQLFWQPSRGSPEYSSNPSPRMASPGPSSRIHSGAVTPIHPRAGGGHSESMSNWPDDSRQQSHRLPLPPIIISNSSPFSQPNSAVASPSVPRSPGRAENLASPGSRWKRGKLLGRGTFGHVYVGFNSETGEMCAMKEVTLFADDAKSKESAKQLGQEIALLSRLKHPNIVQYYGSETVGDRLYIYLEYVSGGSIHKILQEYGILGESAIRSYTQQILAGLAYLHAKNTVHRDIKGANILVDPNGRVKLADFGMAKHVTGQTCPLSFKGSPYWMAPEVIRNSNGCNLAVDIWSLGCTVLEMATSKPPWSQYEGVAAMFKIGNSKELPPIPDHLSDDGKDFVRKCLQRNPQHRLTAAQLLEHPFVKCAVPLEKHILGTASSDHSSMSKAAKSMGIGNTRSLQSDPDRLAIHSTRVSKSNFNPSDVYIPRNISCPVSPTGSPLLHPRSPQHPSGRMSPSPISSPLATSGSSTPLTGGIGAIPYNQSMLMPDGFSVVPKRPPSPCANSLSYWDPDILKGVHSGSHAFRELASCHNNALGRKFGRVAHAELYDRQSILADRVAQQLLRDPAQLNPSVDLNPSSPYPSHRRNGL; encoded by the exons ATGCCTTCATGGTGGGGAAAGTCTTGgtcaaaagaagaaaaaaagaaaaaatccaAAGAAAGTTTTATTGACACATTGCATAAGAAGTTTAAGAGTCCGGAAAGTAAGCCTTCCGGTAGATTAGGAGGATCTAGAAGACGCACCACTGACATAGTTTCAGAGAGAGGGTCTCAATCACAGGCCGTGTCGAGATCTCCATCACCTTCCAAACATGTTGCACGGTGTCAAAGTTTCGCAGAAAGACCTCCCCAACCACTTCCACTTCCAGGTATGCGCCTGCGCACTGCAAATGTTCGTCGCACAGATTCTGCAATGCGTGAATCGGCAAAACCAAAGCCAGAAAGAGTCTCGAAATCATCATTGTTTCCTCCTATCCCAAGGCCGACATGCATTTGGCAAAAGCCAGACCCTACAGATATGGATGGCGAAGCCATAGTTCATTCGATCTCTAGTGAATGTTCCGTTGAAAGTGACGATCCAGCTGATTCTCACCAACGAAGTCCTCGGGCAAATGACTATGATGTTGGTAGCAGAACCGCTGCAGGCAGTCCTTCTAG TTCTTTTGTTAGAGATCAGTCCTCTGTTGCACCGGCAATCTCAAGGGAGACACCTGTTACTGTTAACCTCTCTGCTAAAAAAACCGTCTCATCACCACCTAAAAGACGACCTTTGAGCAATCGAGTACCAAATTTACAGGTCCCGCATTACGGTGCCTTTTTCAGTGCTCCAGATAGCTCAATGTCTAGTCCGTCGAGGAGTCCAATGAGAATTTCTGGTTATGAGCAAATGTCTGGCTCTGTTTTTCCTGCTGGAAAGCTTTTTCCAGAACACCTCTTGCTTGGATCTGGTCAATGCTCAAGTCCTGGCTCAGGCCAGACTTCTGGGCATAATTCAATGGGAGGAGATATGTCAGGGCAGTTATTCTGGCAGCCCAGCAGAGGAAGCCCAGAATATTCCTCTAACCCTAGCCCCAGAATGGCAAGTCCTGGCCCTAGTTCTAGAATTCACAGTGGTGCTGTGACACCAATTCATCCTAGAGCTGGAGGGGGACACTCTGAATCAATGAGTAACTGGCCTGATGATTCAAGACAACAGAGTCATCGCCTTCCCCTTCCTCCTATAATAATTTCAAATTCTTCGCCCTTCTCTCAGCCGAATTCTGCTGTGGCATCACCTTCAGTACCGCGCAGTCCTGGACGAGCAGAGAACCTCGCAAGCCCTGGTTCGCGTTGGAAGAGAGGAAAATTGCTTGGCCGAGGCACATTTGGACATGTTTACGTTGGTTTTAACAG TGAGACCGGAGAAATGTGCGCAATGAAGGAGGTCACTTTATTTGCCGATGATGCAAAATCAAAGGAAAGTGCGAAGCAGTTAGGACAA GAGATTGCGTTGTTGAGTCGCTTAAAGCATCCTAATATTGTGCAGTATTACGGATCTGAAACG GTGGGTgatagattatatatatatttggaatATGTGTCGGGTGGTTCTATCCATAAGATTCTACAAGAATATGGAATATTAGGAGAATCAGCCATTCGAAGTTATACTCAACAAATTTTGGCAGGGCTCGCATACTTACATGCTAAAAACACAGTGCATCG GGATATTAAAGGGGCCAACATACTCGTGGACCCAAATGGCCGTGTTAAGTTGGCAGATTTTGGCATGGCAAAACAT GTTACAGGGCAAACCTGCCCCTTATCGTTTAAAGGTAGCCCTTATTGGATGGCACCCGAG GTCATAAGAAATTCAAATGGTTGTAACCTTGCTGTTGATATATGGAGTCTTGGATGCACTGTTTTGGAAATGGCTACGTCAAAACCACCTTGGAGCCAATATGAAGGG GTTGCTGCCATGTTCAAAATCGGGAACAGTAAAGAGCTTCCACCAATTCCAGATCATCTATCAGATGATGGGAAGGATTTTGTGAGAAAATGTTTGCAACGCAATCCCCAGCATCGTCTTACGGCTGCTCAACTGTTGGAGCACCCATTTGTAAAATGTGCTGTTCCTTTGGAAAAACACATATTGGGTACTGCATCTTCTGATCATTCGTCAATGTCAAAAGCTGCCAAGTCCATG GGCATTGGTAATACAAGAAGTCTGCAATCGGATCCAGACAGACTTGCCATCCACTCAACTAGAGTGtcaaaatctaattttaatcCAAG TGATGTTTACATTCCAAGGAACATATCATGCCCTGTCTCTCCAACTGGTAGTCCTCTTCTACATCCAAGGTCTCCTCAGCACCCGAGTGGGAGGATGTCTCCGTCGCCGATATCTAGCCCCCTCGCTACATCTGGCTCCTCCACACCTCTAACAGGTGGGATTGGTGCCATCCCATATAATCAATCCATGTTAATGCCCGATGGATTTTCCGTTGTACCAAAGCGGCCACCAAGTCCCTGTGCCAATTCCCTCTCTTACTGGGATCCAGACATTCTTAAAGGAGTTCATTCCGGCTCTCATGCTTTTCGGGAACTGGCATCCTGCCACAACAATGCTCTTGGAAGGAAATTTGGAAGGGTTGCTCATGCAGAACTTTATGACCGACAGTCTATCTTGGCTGATCGTGTGGCTCAGCAACTCCTGAGGGATCCTGCTCAGTTGAATCCTTCTGTTGATTTGAATCCCTCATCTCCATATCCATCCCACCGTAGGAATGGACTATGA